TGCGCCGCCAAGGTCGGCAAGCAGCCCGCCGAACTGGCACTCGACATCCTTTTGGCGACCGATCGCGCCGCGCCCTGCGTGTTCTTCATCGGCATCGAAGCCCATATCCGCGAATTGATGCAGCACCCGGTCCATACGGTGGGCAGCGATGGCATCCTGGTCGGGGATCGCCCGCATCCGCGCAGCTGGGGCACGTTCCCCCGCATGCTCGAAACCTATGTGCGCAACGAGAAAGTGCTGACGCTGTCCGAATGCATCCGGCACATGACCAGCTCGGCCGCCCGGCGCCTGCGGCTGACGGATCGCGGCGCTATCGAGGAGGGCATGCTGGCCGATCTCGTGGTGTTCAACCCCGAAACCGTCTCCGAGAAATCGACCTATGCCGATCCCCGGCAAAGCGCCACGGGTATCGAGCATGTTATGGTCAACGGCATATTCGCGCTGTGGGAGGGCAAGGTCTCCGGCGAGCGCTCCGGGCGGGTTATCCGCCTCGGCAACCTGAATTGAGGTCTTTGCGATGACTGATCAATCCGCTGCAATCCAGGGACGCGACTGGACCGCCCTGCCGGTGGCAACGCCGGGCCTGGTGCTCGACCGTGACGTTTTCGACGCCAATATGGACGAGATGGCGGCCCTCGCCAGCGCCGCCGGAGTGCAATTGGTGCCCCATGCCAAGACCCATCGCATGGCCGCTATCGGCCTGCGCCAGATCGAGCGGGGCGCCCATGGTCTTTGCGTGGCCAAGATCGGCGAGGCCGAGGCTTTTGCCGATGTCGGCGTCAATTATCTGTTCGTCGCCAATCCCGTCATGGGCATCGACAAGCTCGATCGGGCCCTGGCGCTGTCGCAGCGCGCGGAGCTGACCCTTGCCGCCGACGGCGTCGACGCCGCGCGGGCGGCCGGCAGCCATTTCGCCGCCGCCGGCCAGACCATAAAGCTGATGCTGGCGATCGATACCGGGCTGGGCCGCGAAGGGGTGAGCCCGCAAAAGGCGGTGGATGTCGCCGCAGCCATCGCCGCGGTTCCCGGGGTGGAGCTGGTCGGCATCTATACCCATGAAGGCACCACCTATGGCGCCAAGGACCGCGCCGATCTCGAAGCGCGCGCCGTGGCCGCCGGCGAGCTCATGGTCGGCATCGCCCAGGCGATCCGGGCGCGGGGCATAGCTCTGCCCATCGTGTCGCTCGGCGCCTCGGCTTCGGCCCGGGCCGTGGCGCAGGTGCCGGGCGTGACCCAGATCCGCCCCGGCATCTTCGCCTTCAACGATGTGGGCCAGATCGCCCTGGGCAATGCCTCGCTCGACACCACCGCCATAAGGGTCATCGCCACCGTTACCAGCCATCCTGATCCCGGCCGGGCCTGCATCGACGCCGGCTCCAAGGCCCTGTCGACGGACCTGGTGCCGGCCGGAGCGCATCGCGAGGACTATCCCGGCCACGGCCTGCTCGTGAACGCGCCGGGCTGGGTGCTCGACCGCATGTCGGAAGAACATGGCTGGCTGCGCTGGAAGGGCAAAGGCGAGCCGAGCGAATTGCCGGTGGGCAGCCGCATCGAAATCGTCCCCAACCATGTATGCATGCCCTTCGCCCTGCTGCGAAAGGCGGCGGTGCTTTCGGCTGGACAGGTTATAGATACCTGGCAAGGTTTCGGTCCTGGTGCATCGGAGTGAAGATATGAGCAAGATCAGGTTCGCAAAGGACGAAGTTCTGCTGGTGGCCTCGAGGGGCATCGAGCAGCATCATGGCCTCTGGCTCTGGAGCGATCAGGACGGGAGCTGGGCGGGGCGTCAGATCGGCGCCGTGCGCCAGCTGTCCTCGCTGACCGGCCATCCGCACCTGCCTGTGGTCTATGGCACGGCCGGCACCGGGCAGGATGGCAGTCTGCATGCCTGGCGGATCGACGCCGATGGCGCGGTCAAGCTGTCGGAGACATCGAGCGAAGGCGCCGAGCCCTGCGATCTCGAAGTCGATCCTTCCGGCCGCCTGCTGATCGCCACCAATTATACCAGCAGCACCCTGGCGCTGCAGCGGCTGGATGCGGCCGGCGCTTTCGAAGGTCCCGTTTCCCTGCTGCGGCTCTCCGGCAATGGACCGGAAACCGATCGGCAGGACGATGCCCATCCCCATCAGGCGTTCTTCGTCGGCGATATCCTGATCGTCATCGATTTGGGCGCCGATCTGGTG
This genomic stretch from Devosia sp. YIM 151766 harbors:
- a CDS encoding alanine racemase, producing the protein MTDQSAAIQGRDWTALPVATPGLVLDRDVFDANMDEMAALASAAGVQLVPHAKTHRMAAIGLRQIERGAHGLCVAKIGEAEAFADVGVNYLFVANPVMGIDKLDRALALSQRAELTLAADGVDAARAAGSHFAAAGQTIKLMLAIDTGLGREGVSPQKAVDVAAAIAAVPGVELVGIYTHEGTTYGAKDRADLEARAVAAGELMVGIAQAIRARGIALPIVSLGASASARAVAQVPGVTQIRPGIFAFNDVGQIALGNASLDTTAIRVIATVTSHPDPGRACIDAGSKALSTDLVPAGAHREDYPGHGLLVNAPGWVLDRMSEEHGWLRWKGKGEPSELPVGSRIEIVPNHVCMPFALLRKAAVLSAGQVIDTWQGFGPGASE